The window CTTTCGCAATCCAATAAGGCCCGGTAGTCTGATCGACAACAAGGCCCCCGCTTCGGCGGGGGCCTTCCTTTTCACATCCCCACCCCGGCGGACCAGCCGGAAGGCTTGAAGACCGCGAGCTTCTCCTCGTCCTCGATGTAGGCCAGCCAGCCCGCGCGGGGCATGGCCGAGGCCCAGGCCGAGCCGGTCCAGACCACCACCCGGCCCTCCAGCCCGGCCCAGTCGCCCGAGGCGGACGCGGCCACGATGTAGGAATCCCCGGCCGCCGGGCCGGCGGGCGGGGCGGCCAGGTCACGGTCCCTGACCGAGAGGTGGAAGCCGAAGCGGCCCAGGGTGAGCAGGTTGGCGTCCATGGCCACGTTCCAGCCGGACTCGCCCAGGCCCCAGCCGTAGTTCAGGCCGCTGCGCGGCTCGACGGAAGCAGGCATCAGATCCCTCCGTAGAAGTTCCCGTACTGGAAGCCGTAGCCCGCGCGCGGGATCACGCGGTCATGGCGCTGGAGGCTCGCGAGCCCGTCGCGCACGGACTCCAGCTCGAAGCGCAGCCGCCCGTTGAGGCGGTAGGAACTCGCCGAGGGCTCGCGGGCGGCGTAATGGGCGGCCGCCTCCTCCGGGGTGAGCGCCCGGCCCACGTAGTAGGCCAGCTCGTCGAGGGTGCCCGCGACCCACTGGAGCGCCGGACGGCCCATGATGCAGATCGGATTCGCGGGCGCGTGGTCCAGGACCGAGGGCAGGGTCAGGCTCGTGTTCAGCACGCCGTTGATGAACATCTCCAGCTTCCAGACGTTGGGGCTCACCTGGCGGCGCTGGAACACGTAGTGCCGGTAGGCCCCGTCGTTGAGGCCGGTGGCGGCGGAGGTGAGCTCGTATCCGCCGCCCGACTGGTCCCGCATCTGGATGCGCCCGGCCGAGCTGTAGTTGGAGAAGATCGTGGGGCCCTGGTAGGGCGAGGGGTCGTAGAACTTGCCGAAGACCATGCCGTAGGCCGTGCCGGTGAACTTCAGCCAGCACTCGATGGCGTATTCCCCGGTTCCGGGGTTGAGCGAGGCATGGTGCGCGGCCTGGGCGCGGGAGCTCGTGCCGTCGAAGCGCACGGCCGTGTTTCCGGGCACGGCTCCGGCCTCGCCGAAGACCGGGTTGTTGGAACAGGCGGCGTCGTGGCCGTGGCCGGTGGAGTCCGCGAGGGTCGGACCGGCCGCCTCGCCCATGCGCCAGTAGGCCGTGGGACCGGCGGCCGCCACGACCTGGTCGTAGGTCCGGGTCTCCGGGTCCGGCAGGGCCAGCCCGCTGTCGGCCCGCTCCTCGGCCGGGGCGTAGTCCCAGCCCTCGGCATCGAGCCCCTGCACGGTGCGCAGGAGCGTGTCCGTCTCGCCGTAGATGCGCAGGGTGGAGGTGGTCCCCTGCTCCGGGGTGACGCCGTCCTCCTCCTGGGTCACCACGTAGGCGGTCTGCTGCACGCGGTTGCGGTGGGCCCAGGCCAGGGACAGCCCGACGGTTCCGGGGATGGCCGCGGGCCAGGCCTGGCCGTTCACGCGCAGCCGTCCCGGCGGATAGGGCCGGGCGAAGCGGCCCGCCAGGGTCACGGAGAGCTCCGGGGCCTCGGCCGGGGCCAGGGTCGCGCCCGGGGTCCGGGTCAGCACCCGGGCCTTCACGGTCTCGCCCGAGGCGTACTCCTCCCGGGGCAGGAGCGGCGAGGCGTCCAGCAGGGCCCGGGCCCCGGCCGGGTGCGGCGCGGGCAGGGTGTCCAGCACGCCCCGGGCCACGCCGAGCGCGCCGTTGTTCACGGACCGGACCAGGAGGATTTCGTTCTCCAGGAAGAGGAGCTGCCCGGGTTTGGCGGCCTCGAAGTCCGTCAGGTCCGCCAGCTGGATTTCGGTCTCCGCCGGGCCCACGGCCAGGGCCAGGACGCCGCCCGGGGTCCAGGCCCCGCCGAGGCCCTCGTCGGGGTCGTACCCCTGGCCCGCGTCGAACACGGCCTGGTACCCGGCGGAATCGGCCTGCGGCGCCGGGGCCAGGACCAGGAGCGCGGCCGAGTCCGGGCCGAATTCGTTGAGCAGGAACTGGTATTCGCCGGTGAGGTGCTTGATGACGTGCCAGTACGGGGCCTCCAGCAGGCGGGCCGCCGAGGCGGGCGCGGGCGCTCCGACCGGGCTGGTCCAGGGCACGGGCAGGGGCGGGGCCACGGTGGAGATCACGGGCTCGGCGAACACGTCCTGGGCGCAGGTGAGCCTGACCGTGCCGTCGGTGAGCGCGCCGTGGCTCACCGCCAACACGCGCAGGACCATGCGTTCGATGCAGTATTCCGGCCAGCGCCAGGCGAACACGTCGCCCGGCTTGAGGTTCCGGGCCGCGCGGGTGGCCACCAGGGTGGCCTGGCAGAGCGAGCCGGTGCGCTGGGCCAGCTCCCGGTCCGCCACGCGCTGGGCCAGCTCCGCGTGCCGGACGCCCGGGAAGTCCAGGGTCTCGGAGACCACGGAGCCCTGCATGTTCACGGCGGCCTGGTCGCGGGCGTAGACCGTGCGCTCCCGGTTCAGGTCGTCGCGCCAGAGCACCTTGACCTCGTTGGTGATCTCGCCCCAGCCCGGCCGGTAGTACTGCTCCACCCGGATGATCTCGTCCGGGCCCAGGAGCGCGAGCCCGGCCGGGTCGTAGTCCCCGCGCAGGAGCTTCAGGCCGATGCGGCCGCTGGACGGGATCTCGTAGAGCGTGGCGTCGATGTGTTCGAGCACGGACTGGATGAAGTCCTCGACGCTCGACTGGGCGTCCCAGAGCAGGGAGAGCCCGAGGCGTTCGGCGAAGAGGGTCGCGGCGGCGGCCGCGAAGCTCGGCAGGTCCAGGCCGCCGGGGTCCAGGCCCCGGCCCCAGTCCGCGTTGGTCAGGCACTCGTAGATCATGTGCGCGGGGTTCATGTCGAAGTCGGCGGCGGTCTCGGCCATGCCCTCGTAGGGCACGGCGGACTCGCCGATCTCGTCCCAGCGGACGTCGGCCGGGGCGAAGAGGGAGTCGGGCCGGGTGCGCACGGCGCGCACGCCCAGGGGCCGCATGTACGGGTTGTTGCCCCAGTAGGTCTGGCGGAAGACGAGCGAGGCCACGCCCCGGGCCGCGCTCATCAGGGGGGAGACCTTGGCCAGGAGGTACGGATGCCGGGGCTGGTAGGGGCCGCCGTTGAGGATGTTCACCACCCCGGAGACCCCGCCCTCGCTGTTGCTGAAGAGCGTGGGCGCGTCGAGCACGATGGAGCTGTCGCCGATGGACGGGTCGGGGCCGTCGGCGGTCCAGCGCCCGGTCTTCACGCCCTCCCAGCCGTACTTCTCGCCGAAGCGCAGGCCCAGGACCGCGTTGATCTCGTGGGCCAGGACCACGTGCAGGCCCCAGAAGTACTGGTAGCCGACGACGACGCTCTTGCCGCCCTTGCCGCCGCCGCTCATCGCCCGGCCTCCCGGCGGGCCAGGTCCAGGAGCTTGAGGGCCATGGCGTCGCCCGTGGCGGCCAGCTGTTCGCCCGGGGTGCCCTCATGGAGACATTGACGCCAGTCCAGGCCGTGGGCGGCGTAGAACGCGCGACAGCCCCGCAGGCAGTAGCCCAGGGCGCGCATGTGCCGGACGTGGACCCGGGGTTCGCTCATTTCTTGCCGCCTCCCTTGGATTTGATGGCCACGGTGCGCAGGTCGCCCCACCAGACCACGTTGGGGTTCTCGATGAGCCGGGAGCCGAAGAGCACGGGCACCGGGCGGCCCTCGGTGGCCGTGGGCACGTCGATGTCCGCCATGGTGGCGGGCTTGGCCCCCGGGTCGGACTTCGGCGAGCCGCGCAGAAAGGAGCCCAGGACCGCCACGGCCACCCAGGCCACGAGCCACCAGAAACCCACGGACGCCTCCTAGCAGACCGGATCGCCGGTCATGGGGTTTTTCCAGGGGATGAACGGCCAGCCCCCGAAGTTGGCGATGTTCCCGCGCGCGTCGCAGGTCTCCTTGGTCTTGTCGCAGCCCGCGCGCAGCGTGACGGGATCGCCCGCGCGGAGCCCGGGCAGGGCCCGGCGCAGCACGACGGCCTCCCCGGCGTGGGAGACGATCTCCCGGGCCCCGGCCGAGGTGGAGAGCAGCAGGCCCTTGGAGAAGAAGCCGTCGGGCTTGGACGAGAGCCCGCTCACGCGCAGGGTCGCGCCCTCCACGGCGAGCACGCTCCCGTCGAGTTCCCAGAGGCTGCCGTCCGGCCAGGAGGTGAAGGGGCGCGGCTCGTCCGGGCCCAGGCCCCGGCCCCGGAAGAAGAGCCGCCAGCCCGCGAGCCGGACCGCGCCGCCGACCCCGAGCACGGACCACCAGCGGTGGGCGCCGAAATCGGCGCAGGGGAGAAAGGTCTTCGCGTCGGCGAGGTTCGTGTCCAGGGCCACGTTCGTGACGCGCCAGAGCGCGCCGTCGTCGGACCAGTCGAGCTGCATCCGGCAGGGGGCCGCGCCGGCGGGCGCGACGAACAGGGCGGCGGCCACGTTGCGGGCCGGGCCCAGGTCGAGCACGAGGCGGCAGGCCTCGCCGGTGATCTCGCAGAAGGTGGACGGGTCCGCGTCGAGCACGTTCGAGGCCGGATGCCCGGCGGTCTCCGCCCCGGCCACGGAGAGGGTCCCGGCCAGAGGGGAGCAGTGGTGGTCCTGATACGGGCCGGGGGAGAAGAAGCGGAGCCCGGCCAGGCCGAAGGGCTCGGCCGAGGCCAAGGCCCAGCGGTCGTGCGCGCCCTGGCCCGGCCGGATGTGCAGGCCGAGCCAGGAGCCGCCCCAGGCGGGCAGTTCGGCGGCCAGGCCGCCGTCCAGGAGCTCCCCGCCCGGCGCGGCGGCCAGCATGGCCCGGGTCCAGGCCGCGCCGTCGTCGGAATGCTGGACAAAGAGCCGGATCGTCTCGCCGCTGACGCCCGCCCGCAGGGGAAAGACGGCCGCGAGGTCCAGCTCCGCCGGGGCCGCGAGGCGGATGCAGGCCCGGTAGACCCCGCCCTCGGGGGCGTACTGGACCGGGCCGAAGCCCTCCGCGTCCGGGTCGGGCAGCCCGGCCGGGTCCTCCCAGGCCGGGGCCGGAAGCCGCCCCGAGGGCGGGGTGTTGTTGAAGAGCGTCTCCGAGCCGGTGTAGTGGGCCACGCCGTCGGGGGTCTCAAAGCCCTGGATGACGATCCGGCGGCGCTGGAGGTCCGGGCACTCCCACCACTCCTCCTCCACGGACTGATAGCGGAGGACGCCCGCCTCGCCGCCCAGGGACTGCTCGCGGGTGAAGGTGTGGACGCAGCCGCCCGCGTCCTCGGTCCACTCCCCGCTCTTGTACCGGACCCAGTCCAGCTCCTCGGCGGGCGCGCTCACCTCGCCGTAGCTGCCGGTGTTCTCGTCCCAGATGTTCTCCGGCGGATATTCGGCGCTCGCCGCGCCGCTGTGGAAGTACTGGCCGGGCTCGAAGACGTGGCCGGACCCGGCGGCCACGGCGGTGTTCGGCTCGGAATAGTGGCCGTTGCTGTCCGGGGGCAGGCAGTGGCGGTCGCAGAAGTCGTGCGGGCAGGAGGGCGTGAACATGCGGCGCAGGCCCGGGGCCTTGATGGTCGTGAACACCGGCTCGCAGGTGAGCGTGGCGGTGATGCCCGCGAACTCGCAGCCGAGGATCCGGCCTTGCCAGACCACGTTCGCGCCGCCGTCCTCCAGGCGCAGGATCTTGAGGCGCACGACCCCGTCGGGCGTGCCCGTGGCGAAGAGCGCGGCCGGGCCGACGCCGATGGGCGCGGTGACCTTGTGCTCGGTGCGCGAGGCGTCGCCGGACTGCTCCGTGTCGCCCCGGGACAGGCCGGGCAGGACCGCGTAGACCTCCCCGCCGTGCTCCTGGGGCGCATCCGCCGAGGTGTAGCGCCAGACCGTGGAATAGAAGGTGAATTCATACAGCTCCACGGCGCTCATTGCCGGACCTCCCGCGCCCGGGTCTCCACCCGGCAGCAGCCCGCCCGCTCCCAGGAGAGCTCCACCCGGTCGGCGTCCAGCCGGGCCAGGGCGAGCCAGGAGACGCGCGCCGAAACAGGGATGGCGGGCAGGGCCTCGGTCACGGTCAGCTCCTCCAGGCCGCCGTCCAGGGCTCGGGCCGAGGACACCCGGCGGAGGACCGCGCCGTCCGGCGCGCGCAGGCAAAGCGCCCGGCGCGCGGGCGAGGCCAGGAGCTGGACGCAGGAGGCCGCCGCCACGGTGAGGACCGTGGCGCCCTGGGCCACGGGAGCGGCCAGGGCCAGGTCCGCCCGGCCCGTGGGCAGCCAGAACGCGGTGAGCCGCCCGGAGAGGCGGTGCAGGAAGCGGCGCAGCTCCAGGCTCTCCGCCGGGGTGTCCGCGCGCAGCCGCAGCGGGATGACGGAGGCCGTGGACTCGGAGTGGACCACCCGCCGCACGCCGCCGGTGCGGTTGTCCAGTTCCTCGGCCGCGCGCGAGCCCTGGCGCTCCATGCCCTCCGGGTCGCACCAGAGCCGTTGCGGGAAGAGCTCGGCGTGCTCCCAGACCGTCCAGGCCCGGCCCGGGTCCGGGGGCTCGGGGTCCAGGGCCGTGAACACGGCCGAGCCCAGGGAGCGCCCCGTGGGCAGGTCGCGACGGGTGAAGGCCAGGTCCATGCGGCAGGACAGCAGGGGCACGGCCTGGGCCCGGGGATAGCTCCCGGCCAGGGGCGCGGCCAGGGTCAGGCCGTCCGGGTCCACGGCCGCGATCTCCGCCTCTTCCCAGGATTCGGCGTGGCGGATCACCAGGGCCCGGCCGCCGGGCCGGAAGCCCGCCCCGGCCGTGTCGCAGTCCAGGCGCGAGACCCCGGCGGCCAGGGGGCCGAGGTCGCGCTGTCCCGGCCACCAGGGCAGGCCGCAGACCTGGTCCTGGGAGGTGTAGGACAGGGCCTCGAAGCGGGCGCGCTCGGCCGGGGTGCGCAGGTTGTATTCCATCTCCAGGACCACGCGCGGGCCGGTGCGCAGGGCTGAGCGGAGCTCCAGGCCGGAGCGCGCGGTCTGCACGTCGGTGAGCCACTCCAGGGCCTCCAGGTGCGGGGCCAGGGGGCGGAAGGGCCAGATCGCGGACATCCTACCTCCTCAGCACCTGGGGGTTCCGGCGGATGACGTTCAGGATGAGCTTCTCCCCGGAGGACGAGGAGAGGTAGTCCGCCACGATGTCGGGGTCCAGGGAGTTGACGATGCGGGTGTTCCCCCCGCGCTCCACGGCCTGGGTGAGCCGGTTCAGGGCCTGGGACAGGCCCGGGTCCCGGCCGCCGTCCATGGCCTTGATGCCGAGCTTGCCGCTGCTGGTTCGGGCGATGGGGAAGATGCCCTCCAGCCCGGCCTCCCCGGCCAGGCCCACGCCGCCGTTGGCGAAGGCCGTGACGTGGCGCTGGAAGCCGAAGACCGTGGGCCCGCCGAGCAGGCTCCCGGACAGGGCCGAGAGCTCCGGGGCCTGGACCACGTCGCCCTTGGCCGAGAAGAGGTCGGCCACGAAGGAGAACACGCCCCCGGCCTGGGAGGCGGACTTGCCCGAGAGCATCGAGGCCAGCGGGCCCAGGAGGTTCATCTGGGTCAGCTGGGAGAACAGGCTCTTGGCCGCCGACTGGAGCGTGTTCATGCCGATCTCGCCGTCGAAGACGAACTCCGTGAGCGCGGCGTCGGCGGTCTCGAAGGCCGTGCCCAGGGCGGCCTCCACCTGCCTGGCCGTGTTCGCGGCCGAATCGGCGTACTCGCGCAGGAAGCGGGTCATGCCGTCGGCGGCCTTGTGGGAGACGTCCAGCCGCTCCTGGGCGGCCCAGGTCTCCACGGCCACGGAGTCGGCCCCGGCGCGCCGGTAGGCCTCGGCCTGCCTGTCGATCTGCTCCAGCTTGGCGGCGGTCTCGCCCAGGACCACGGCGCGGAACTTCTCACTGAACTCGGTCTGAAGCTCCAGGTTCTCCTCGCCGGTCTTGCGGTCCAGGGCGCGGTCCAGCTCGCGGCGGCGCTTGCGGGCCGCGAACACGCCGTCCGGGTCGTAGGCCGAGGTCTCCTCGGGCTTGAGCCAGTGCCCGGCCTCCATGAACTTCGTGTGCGCGGCCTCCTTCTCCAGGCGGATGAGCTCGCGCAGGGCCGGATTGGCCGCCCCGACCTTCCGGGCCAGCTCGGCGTACTTGTTCTCGATCTTCACGGACTCCAGCTCGGACTCCGAGGCGGTCAGCTCCCGGGTGCGGGCCGCGATGTCGGCCATGGTCTCGGCGTACTGGCGGGCGTTCTTGCCGGCCTTTTCGTCGATGGCCGCGAGCTTGCCGGAGCGGACCTGGTCCAGGTCGCCCTTGAGCCGGGCGAACTCACGGGCCGACACGCTCCCGGACTCGCGGGCCCTGGTGAGCGTGCCCAGCACCGCCTGGTAGTCCTTCTCCACATCGGCGCGCAGGTTGTCGGCCAGGGTCTTGGTGTACTCCGAGGCCCGGGCCAGGGCGTCCTGGCGCACCCGCAGGGTCCGGTCGAACTCCCGCATGGCCTGCCCGCCGTCGCCCGCGTCCGCGCCGGTGAGCTTGCCGGAAGCGGCCACCACGGGGAGCCGGATGGAGGAGCGGTCCGGGGCCTCGGGCGTCGCGCGCGCGGCCTGGATCACGGCCGCGAACCCGGCCCCGAGCAGGTCGCCGCCGCGCAGGTTGCGCCACCAGCCGTCCTCGGAGTGCCGGGCGGAGAAGGCGTTGATCTCGCGCAGCACGTCCCGGGCCTCCTTGAGGGCCGTGACCCAGTTGCGCGTGGAGTCCGCGAGGAAGTCCGTCTTCACGGCCTCGGCCTTGAAATCCTGCCAGGCCGTGTCCACCCGGTTCAGCTCGGCCTGGAGCCCGCGCGCGGCCGAGGCGGCCGGGCCGGAAAACTGCTGGTGGATGAGCCGGGCGGTCTTGAGCACCGCGTCCAGGCCCACCTCGCCGCGCTGGAGCATGGCGTCCAGCTCGCGCGTGGTCACGCCGACGGCCTTGGCCATGAGCTGGAAGGTTCCGGGCAGGCGCTCGGCCAGCTGGGTTCTGAGCTCCTCGGCGCTGACCTTGCCCTTGGAGAGCATCTGGCCCAGGGCCAGGAACACGCCGTTCATGTCCTGGCGGGAGAGCTTGAGGGCCGTGCCCATCTCCGAGAAGGCCGTGAAGATCTCGCCCGCCTGCTCCTCGACCTCGGTTCCCCGGGCCGAGGCGAAGAACCTCTTGGCCGTCTCGGCGGTGTCGTAGAACGAGAGGCCCAGGCGGTCGGACTCCTGGCGCAGGAAGGCGAGCCTGGCCCGGGCCTGCTCCGCGCCGCCCTCGATGGCCGCGAAGGCCACCTCGATGTTCTCCTTGCGCAGGCCGGCCCCGGCCGCTCCCTTCACGGCCGCCTTCACGGCCGAGACAGCGGCGGCGACGCCGAACGCCCCGGCCAGCCCGGCCCCGCCGAGAGGCGGGAACGCGGAGAAGCCGCCCCGGCCGCCGTCCGCGCTGAAGCGCTTCATGGCCTCCCGGCTCACGTTCATCTGCGTGGCCAGGGCCCGGACTTCGGCGCGGGTCAGCCCGGCCGCGCGCTGGATGTTGCGCAGGGCCTGGACCGCCCGGTTGTCGGCGAATTTCTTTTGCAGGTCGGCGTAG is drawn from Desulfovibrio aminophilus DSM 12254 and contains these coding sequences:
- a CDS encoding DUF2793 domain-containing protein; its protein translation is MPASVEPRSGLNYGWGLGESGWNVAMDANLLTLGRFGFHLSVRDRDLAAPPAGPAAGDSYIVAASASGDWAGLEGRVVVWTGSAWASAMPRAGWLAYIEDEEKLAVFKPSGWSAGVGM
- a CDS encoding phage tail protein, producing MSGGGKGGKSVVVGYQYFWGLHVVLAHEINAVLGLRFGEKYGWEGVKTGRWTADGPDPSIGDSSIVLDAPTLFSNSEGGVSGVVNILNGGPYQPRHPYLLAKVSPLMSAARGVASLVFRQTYWGNNPYMRPLGVRAVRTRPDSLFAPADVRWDEIGESAVPYEGMAETAADFDMNPAHMIYECLTNADWGRGLDPGGLDLPSFAAAAATLFAERLGLSLLWDAQSSVEDFIQSVLEHIDATLYEIPSSGRIGLKLLRGDYDPAGLALLGPDEIIRVEQYYRPGWGEITNEVKVLWRDDLNRERTVYARDQAAVNMQGSVVSETLDFPGVRHAELAQRVADRELAQRTGSLCQATLVATRAARNLKPGDVFAWRWPEYCIERMVLRVLAVSHGALTDGTVRLTCAQDVFAEPVISTVAPPLPVPWTSPVGAPAPASAARLLEAPYWHVIKHLTGEYQFLLNEFGPDSAALLVLAPAPQADSAGYQAVFDAGQGYDPDEGLGGAWTPGGVLALAVGPAETEIQLADLTDFEAAKPGQLLFLENEILLVRSVNNGALGVARGVLDTLPAPHPAGARALLDASPLLPREEYASGETVKARVLTRTPGATLAPAEAPELSVTLAGRFARPYPPGRLRVNGQAWPAAIPGTVGLSLAWAHRNRVQQTAYVVTQEEDGVTPEQGTTSTLRIYGETDTLLRTVQGLDAEGWDYAPAEERADSGLALPDPETRTYDQVVAAAGPTAYWRMGEAAGPTLADSTGHGHDAACSNNPVFGEAGAVPGNTAVRFDGTSSRAQAAHHASLNPGTGEYAIECWLKFTGTAYGMVFGKFYDPSPYQGPTIFSNYSSAGRIQMRDQSGGGYELTSAATGLNDGAYRHYVFQRRQVSPNVWKLEMFINGVLNTSLTLPSVLDHAPANPICIMGRPALQWVAGTLDELAYYVGRALTPEEAAAHYAAREPSASSYRLNGRLRFELESVRDGLASLQRHDRVIPRAGYGFQYGNFYGGI
- a CDS encoding phage BR0599 family protein: MSAVELYEFTFYSTVWRYTSADAPQEHGGEVYAVLPGLSRGDTEQSGDASRTEHKVTAPIGVGPAALFATGTPDGVVRLKILRLEDGGANVVWQGRILGCEFAGITATLTCEPVFTTIKAPGLRRMFTPSCPHDFCDRHCLPPDSNGHYSEPNTAVAAGSGHVFEPGQYFHSGAASAEYPPENIWDENTGSYGEVSAPAEELDWVRYKSGEWTEDAGGCVHTFTREQSLGGEAGVLRYQSVEEEWWECPDLQRRRIVIQGFETPDGVAHYTGSETLFNNTPPSGRLPAPAWEDPAGLPDPDAEGFGPVQYAPEGGVYRACIRLAAPAELDLAAVFPLRAGVSGETIRLFVQHSDDGAAWTRAMLAAAPGGELLDGGLAAELPAWGGSWLGLHIRPGQGAHDRWALASAEPFGLAGLRFFSPGPYQDHHCSPLAGTLSVAGAETAGHPASNVLDADPSTFCEITGEACRLVLDLGPARNVAAALFVAPAGAAPCRMQLDWSDDGALWRVTNVALDTNLADAKTFLPCADFGAHRWWSVLGVGGAVRLAGWRLFFRGRGLGPDEPRPFTSWPDGSLWELDGSVLAVEGATLRVSGLSSKPDGFFSKGLLLSTSAGAREIVSHAGEAVVLRRALPGLRAGDPVTLRAGCDKTKETCDARGNIANFGGWPFIPWKNPMTGDPVC
- a CDS encoding tape measure protein, yielding MAAETRIIVTAKDEASKVFGQVNLSSQRLMRGFQDVDRAFLDLEKSSLRSGRSMLNSLAQVRASGLGQANTMRELAARSGDAARQLGLTGTVYADLQKKFADNRAVQALRNIQRAAGLTRAEVRALATQMNVSREAMKRFSADGGRGGFSAFPPLGGAGLAGAFGVAAAVSAVKAAVKGAAGAGLRKENIEVAFAAIEGGAEQARARLAFLRQESDRLGLSFYDTAETAKRFFASARGTEVEEQAGEIFTAFSEMGTALKLSRQDMNGVFLALGQMLSKGKVSAEELRTQLAERLPGTFQLMAKAVGVTTRELDAMLQRGEVGLDAVLKTARLIHQQFSGPAASAARGLQAELNRVDTAWQDFKAEAVKTDFLADSTRNWVTALKEARDVLREINAFSARHSEDGWWRNLRGGDLLGAGFAAVIQAARATPEAPDRSSIRLPVVAASGKLTGADAGDGGQAMREFDRTLRVRQDALARASEYTKTLADNLRADVEKDYQAVLGTLTRARESGSVSAREFARLKGDLDQVRSGKLAAIDEKAGKNARQYAETMADIAARTRELTASESELESVKIENKYAELARKVGAANPALRELIRLEKEAAHTKFMEAGHWLKPEETSAYDPDGVFAARKRRRELDRALDRKTGEENLELQTEFSEKFRAVVLGETAAKLEQIDRQAEAYRRAGADSVAVETWAAQERLDVSHKAADGMTRFLREYADSAANTARQVEAALGTAFETADAALTEFVFDGEIGMNTLQSAAKSLFSQLTQMNLLGPLASMLSGKSASQAGGVFSFVADLFSAKGDVVQAPELSALSGSLLGGPTVFGFQRHVTAFANGGVGLAGEAGLEGIFPIARTSSGKLGIKAMDGGRDPGLSQALNRLTQAVERGGNTRIVNSLDPDIVADYLSSSSGEKLILNVIRRNPQVLRR